Sequence from the Lysobacter solisilvae genome:
GGTGGTGGTCCAGCAGGGCATGAACGGCGCACGCGGACAGGCGCGCCGCTACCACTGGCTTTCGGAGGACCTGCGCAGTTTCGTCGATGCGCCGCACGCGGCCATCGAAGGCCCGGGGCAGGGACGCATCGTCAACCTCGCCGACCGGCGAGCCCAGGACTCACGCACGGCACAAGTCGCGCTGCTGCGCGAGCTGGGCCCGCATGCCATCGCATGCGAAGCGGCGCGCATCGAGGGCCGCACGTCGATCGCCCGCCCCGAGCCCGACGCGCCGCAACTGGAATTGCTGCCGCACCTCACCATGCCCGATCACCACGACGTGCGCGACGGGGATGTCGTCGTGCGCCGGCTGCACGGCGCGCTGGCCGCGGCCGCTGAGTGCGGACCGCGCGACTTCGCCGAACTGCTGCAGGTGCCGGGCGTCGGGGCGCGCACCGTGCGCGCGCTGGCGATGGTGGCCGAGGTGATGCACGGCGCGCCGTGCCGCTTTAGCGACCCGGCCCGGTTCTCACTGGCGCACGGCGGCAAGGACCGCCACCCGTTCCCGGTGCCGACGCGGGTCTACGACCACACCATCGGCGTGCTCAAGACGGCGGTCCGCAACGCGAAGCTGGGCCGCGATGAGCAGCTGGCCGCGATCGCCCGCCTGGACGAACAGGCGCGCCGGCTCGAACGCACGGCGACCGGGCCCGGCGTGCAGGCCCTGATCGCGCAGGAGCGACGCGATTCGCACGCCCTGGGCGGCCGCAGCATCTTCGGCTGGGAGCCGCCGCCGGAGGCCGCGCCGTCCGATGCGATGCCGCCCGATGCGATTCCGGCGGACGCCTCGCGCAAGCTCGGCTGACGCCAACGCGGATAGGGCGGGTCTTGACCCGCCATCGCCATGCTTGCGCACCGCGAGGCCGTCGAATCCGAATGACCTGGAGCGGCGGGTCAAGACCCGCCCTATGCACCTGCAGTCGAATCCGAATGATCTGGAGCGGCGGGTCTCGACCCGCCATCGCCGTCCCGTTTCAGCCCTGCAGTTCGCGCAGCGTCACGCTGGGTGGCGCGTCGAGCACGCGGCGCGTGGCGAACAGGCCTGCCGCCAGCGCGGCGCACATGCCCAGCCCGCCGCCGACCGCGGCCAGCGTCCAGTTCGCGGTCCACGGCAGGTCGAAGACCTGCTTGGCAACGACGCCGGACAGGATCGAGGCCGCGATCGCCGCCACCAGTCCCGACAGCAGGCCGATCGCCGCGAATTCGGAGGCCTGCGCCATCCGCAGCTGGCGGCGGCTGCCGCCGAGCACGCGCATCACGCCGCCCTCGAGCAGGCGTTCGTCCTGGCTGGCGCTGATCGCGGCCATCAGCACGAGCAGGCCGGCGGCGAAGGAGAACCAGAACACCACCTGCACGACGGTCGACACCTGGTCGCCGGTCGCGCGCACCTGCTGCAGCACCGCTTCCACGTCGATCACCGACAGGTTCGGGTAGCGCGCCACCAGCTCCGCGGTGAAGCGCGGGCGCGAGGCCGGCACGCTGACCGCCGTGATGTGGCTGGCGGGCAGGCCATCCAGCGTGCCGGGCGAAGCGACCACGAAGAAGTTGGGCCGGAAGCTTTCCCAGTCGACGCTGCGCAGGCTGGTGATGGGTGCTTCCACGCGGCGGCCGGCGACGTCGAAGGCGATGCGGTCGCCGACCTTCCAGTCCAGCGACTCGGCGAAGTCCTCCTCCACCGAGAACTGCGGCGCGGGGTGGGCCTGGCCCTGCCAGAACTTGCCTGCAACGATGCGGTTGTCCGCGCGCACGGCGGCGACCGTGGACAGGTTGAACTCGCGCTCGCGCCGGCGCTGCGCACGCACCTGGTCGGCGTCATCGCCCTCACCGGCGGACGCGGGAGCCCCTGCAGCATCGGCCGGCGCCAGCGTGCGCCCGTTATGCGCCACCAGGCGCGCGCGCACCATCGGGAACAGGGTCGGCGGAGCCACGCCCTGCGCGCGGATGAATTCGCGCACGCCGTCCACCTGGTCGGTCTGCACGTTGATGATGAAACGGTTGGGCGCGTCCTTGGCCAGCGACAGCTGCCAGCGGTCGAGCAGGTCGGTGCGCACGAAGGTCAGCAGCAGCAAGGCCATCAGGCCCAGGCCCAGCGCGGACACCTGCGCGATGCTCGTGGCCGCGCGACGGCTGACGTTGGCCAGGCCGTAGCGCAGGCTGCCGCGCAGGCGCGGCCGCAGGTGGCGCACGAGCAGGATCAGCAGCCACGCCAGCAGGCCGAGCACCGCCAGCGTCGCGCCGATGCCGACCAGCATCGCGGTGGCCAGCGTCGCCGAACCCGCCTTCCACCACAGCAGCGCGGCCAGGCCCGCGATGCCGGCGATGGCCACCGCCCACGCGCTGGGCTCGGTGGCATCCAGGTCGCGACGCAGCACGCGCAGCGCCGACACGCGGCGCAGCGCGAGCACCGGCGGGGCGCCGAAGGCCAGCAGCACGACCATCCCCACGCCCAGGCCCTGCAGCGCCGGCATCCAGCCCGCGGGCGGAATGGACAGCTTGAGCACGCCGCCCAGCCAGCCGCCGATCGCCCATTGCAAGGCGAACGCGATCGCCACCCCCAGTGCGCTGGCCAGCAGGCCCAGCAGCAGCATCTCGCCGACGTGGATCGCCACCAGCGTGCGCTGGCTGGCGCCCAGGCAGCGCATCACCGCCGCGCCCGACAAGTGCCGCGCGCTGTGGCGCCGCGCCGCCATGGCCACGGCCACCGCCGCCAGCACGACCGACACCAGCGCGGCCAGGCCGAGGAAGCGCCCGGCCCGGTCCAGCGCCGAGCGGATTTCGGGTCGCGCCTGGCCGATGGTTTCCAGGCGCTGGCCGCGGCCGAGATTGTCGCGGGCGATCTTCGTGAATTTCTCCACCGCGCCCGCGTCGCCGGCGACGACCAGGCGATAGCCCAGCCGGCTGCCTTCCTGCACCAGGCCCGTGGCCGGCAGGTCGGCGAGGTTGATGAACACCTTCGGCGCGACGTTGAAGTAATCCATCGACGCATCGGGTTCCTGCGTCACCAAACCGACCAGGCGCAGTTTCAATTCGCCCACGTGCACGCTGTCGCCCAGGCGCGCGCCGAGCGTGTCGGCGCCGGCGCGGCTGAGCCAGGCGGTGCCCGCCACGGGCACCTGCGCGAGCGTGCGCTCGGCATCGTCGACGCCGCGCACGCGGAAGGTGCCGCGCAGCGGGAAGCCCGCGCCCAGCGCGCGCACGTCGCCCAGGCGCAGGTTGGCGGTGTTGCCATCGCCGACGCGGATCATGCTGGTGAGTTCGACCGTGTCGGCCACGCGCAGGCCGCCGCTCCGCGCGGCGTCGCGCGCCGCGCCTTCGATCGGGCGGTCGCCGCGCAGCACCGCATCGCCGCCGAGCAGGCGGTTGGCTTCCATCGTCAGCGCGCGCGCGGCGCGATCGGTGACGAAACCCACCGCGGTGACCGCCACCACCGCCAGCACCAGGGCGGCGAGCAGGATGCGGATGTCGCCGGACTTGAGGTCGCGACGCAGCTGGCGCCATGCCAGCCCGGCGGCCGCACGCAGGCTGCCGCTCCCGCGCGGGGACGCGGCGCTCATGCCGGCACCAGCCGGCCGCCGTCCAGCCGCAGCAGGCGGCCGCAGCGGCTGGCGAGGTGTTCGTCGTGCGTGACCAGCACCAGCGTGGTGCCGGCGGCGGCGTTGAGATCGAACAGCAGTTCGATGATCGATTGCCCGGTGCGCGTGTCGAGGTTGCCGGTCGGCTCGTCCGCGAACAGCAGCGACGGCCGCGTCACGAATGCGCGCGCCAGCGCCACGCGCTGCTGTTCGCCGCCGGACAGTTGACGCGGGTAATGGGACAGCCGCTCGCCCAGGCCGACCTGGTTGAGGATGGCGCGCGCCAGCGCCTGCACGTCGGCGTCGCCGCGCAGTTCCAGCGGCAGCATCACGTTTTCCAGCGCGGTCAGGGAGGGCAGCAGCTGGAAACTCTGGAACACGAAACCGACCTTCTCGCCGCGCACGCGCGCGCGGCCGTCCTCGTCCAGGCTCGACATCGGCGCGCCATCCAGCACGACGCGGCCGCTGGTGGGCGTGTCGAGCCCGGCCATCAGCGCCAGCAGCGTGCTCTTGCCCGAGCCGGACGCGCCGACGATCGCGACCGCATCACCGGGCTCGATCACGAAGCCGATGTCGTCCAGGATGGTCAGTTCACCCGTCGGCAGCGTCACGCGCTTGCCCAGGCCGCTGACCTCCAGGGCGTGCGGGCGGTCGCGCGGGGCGGGGGACGGCGTTGCGTGCAGCATCGAGGGGTCGGCCTGGTTCATCGGCAATGTCCATCAGAGCGTGATGGCCCACGACGTGGGCCGGAAAGCGGCAGCAAGCGGGAAGCAGGGCAGTCAGCCCGGCAGGCGGCGAAGGCGCGCAGACGGCAATCCCGCCGCATGCCCGTGTTGCCCACCCATGCACTGCGTCCCGATGCACTGTGTCCCGCGCATCAGAACAGTACCTGCGGGCGCGGGCAACGCGTTCAAGCCATCCCCTGCCGTGGTGCCCAGTGACGACCGGCAGGGTTTCCAATGACGAGCATCCCTGTGCGATAAGGCTGCCATGAATTCCTTGCTTCCTGCCGCGGCCGCCGGCCGCATGCTCCGCGCCGCGCGCCTGCTGGCCGCATTCATGCTGGTGCTGCCCGCGCTGGGGCAGGCCGCGCCGATCCCCGCCACGGTGCAGCCGCAGGCGCCACCGACCGTGCTCGTGTTCGGCGACTCGCTGTCGGCGGCGTACAACCTGGAGGCCGCGCAGGGCTGGGTCGCGCTGACCGAACAGCGCATCGCGCAGGCCCATCCCGGCTGGCGCGTGGTCAATGCGAGCATCAGCGGCGAGACCACCGCCGGCGGCGCGTCGCGCATCGTGGCTGAAGTCGCCCGCGTGCGGCCCAGCGTGGTGATCATCGAACTGGGCGCCAACGACGGCCTGCGCGGCCTGCCGCTGCCGGACACCCGGCGCAACCTGGCGCGCATGATCGGCGCCGCGCAGGGCGTGGGCGCGAAGGTGCTGCTGGTGGGCATGCGCCTGCCGCCCAATTACGGCGCCGCCTACACCCGCGGTTTCGAGCGCAATTTCCACGAACTGGCCG
This genomic interval carries:
- a CDS encoding DUF763 domain-containing protein, which codes for MTRLGAVMCEAIVHTYGRDELLRRLAHPFWFQSFGAVMGMDWHSSGITTSVIGALKRGLAPLSGELGVHVCGGRGRHSRATPAELHAIGERVGIDGAALAQASRLVAKVDSAAVQDGFDLYLHGFIVTDDARWVVVQQGMNGARGQARRYHWLSEDLRSFVDAPHAAIEGPGQGRIVNLADRRAQDSRTAQVALLRELGPHAIACEAARIEGRTSIARPEPDAPQLELLPHLTMPDHHDVRDGDVVVRRLHGALAAAAECGPRDFAELLQVPGVGARTVRALAMVAEVMHGAPCRFSDPARFSLAHGGKDRHPFPVPTRVYDHTIGVLKTAVRNAKLGRDEQLAAIARLDEQARRLERTATGPGVQALIAQERRDSHALGGRSIFGWEPPPEAAPSDAMPPDAIPADASRKLG
- a CDS encoding ABC transporter permease, translating into MSAASPRGSGSLRAAAGLAWRQLRRDLKSGDIRILLAALVLAVVAVTAVGFVTDRAARALTMEANRLLGGDAVLRGDRPIEGAARDAARSGGLRVADTVELTSMIRVGDGNTANLRLGDVRALGAGFPLRGTFRVRGVDDAERTLAQVPVAGTAWLSRAGADTLGARLGDSVHVGELKLRLVGLVTQEPDASMDYFNVAPKVFINLADLPATGLVQEGSRLGYRLVVAGDAGAVEKFTKIARDNLGRGQRLETIGQARPEIRSALDRAGRFLGLAALVSVVLAAVAVAMAARRHSARHLSGAAVMRCLGASQRTLVAIHVGEMLLLGLLASALGVAIAFALQWAIGGWLGGVLKLSIPPAGWMPALQGLGVGMVVLLAFGAPPVLALRRVSALRVLRRDLDATEPSAWAVAIAGIAGLAALLWWKAGSATLATAMLVGIGATLAVLGLLAWLLILLVRHLRPRLRGSLRYGLANVSRRAATSIAQVSALGLGLMALLLLTFVRTDLLDRWQLSLAKDAPNRFIINVQTDQVDGVREFIRAQGVAPPTLFPMVRARLVAHNGRTLAPADAAGAPASAGEGDDADQVRAQRRREREFNLSTVAAVRADNRIVAGKFWQGQAHPAPQFSVEEDFAESLDWKVGDRIAFDVAGRRVEAPITSLRSVDWESFRPNFFVVASPGTLDGLPASHITAVSVPASRPRFTAELVARYPNLSVIDVEAVLQQVRATGDQVSTVVQVVFWFSFAAGLLVLMAAISASQDERLLEGGVMRVLGGSRRQLRMAQASEFAAIGLLSGLVAAIAASILSGVVAKQVFDLPWTANWTLAAVGGGLGMCAALAAGLFATRRVLDAPPSVTLRELQG
- a CDS encoding ABC transporter ATP-binding protein; this encodes MNQADPSMLHATPSPAPRDRPHALEVSGLGKRVTLPTGELTILDDIGFVIEPGDAVAIVGASGSGKSTLLALMAGLDTPTSGRVVLDGAPMSSLDEDGRARVRGEKVGFVFQSFQLLPSLTALENVMLPLELRGDADVQALARAILNQVGLGERLSHYPRQLSGGEQQRVALARAFVTRPSLLFADEPTGNLDTRTGQSIIELLFDLNAAAGTTLVLVTHDEHLASRCGRLLRLDGGRLVPA
- a CDS encoding arylesterase — its product is MNSLLPAAAAGRMLRAARLLAAFMLVLPALGQAAPIPATVQPQAPPTVLVFGDSLSAAYNLEAAQGWVALTEQRIAQAHPGWRVVNASISGETTAGGASRIVAEVARVRPSVVIIELGANDGLRGLPLPDTRRNLARMIGAAQGVGAKVLLVGMRLPPNYGAAYTRGFERNFHELAALFETAFVPFLLEPIARDRSRFQSDNLHPTAQAQPALRDHVWPVLEELLD